In Cydia amplana chromosome 13, ilCydAmpl1.1, whole genome shotgun sequence, the genomic stretch gacgatttcgttaaaggtaatgacgaaattacctagcacttacgccgccgctaagacgttcctgtaccgacttgtttgacattcgcatccgcataagctccgcatcgatttaatgcggatgcggatgcagatgcggatgttgaaaataatgcggaagttccgcggttgcggatgcggatgcggatgttcgcaacatccctggtggatACTTAAAATAATGGAGTAAGAGTCATTCAAAAGCACTGTCTGTAACACGTCGAAGACTCTATTCCAACCGAAAGTATGTGTTAATTTAACTCCcatatcaaaaatattaaagCATTAGCGAAGCGTCTACTATAGGCACTTACAAAAAACCGATTGCTTATGATTTGTTCGAAAATTATAGGTTAAACTAGTAGATTCACCTTTGGAGTTGGCCTTTTGGacttataaaaataacttttattACCTTTACAGATCTAGTTACGTCATGGAGAATAAACACGTTCCAAACTTAATTGCGGTAAAAACTTTATGAATGTATAATCCGACACTAATCAgaacaagtttttattttcttttatagtTGAAAATAAATTGTGGCAATATATTGTTGTGTTGTATCCACGttttaatacaatggaataaggtatacaattgtagaaatataagtaggtattagacATCTTACTTCTAATGTTTTTGTTATTGTTCGTGTTGGACTTATCGAAAGCTACGTGGACAGAATCGCTGTTAAGTTATAGAAAAtattacatgtaggtacctaatgtattacaatattataGTTCGCttcttttagcattagaaagaacttgaaagaaggtaagcgattttgacatgtcttttaattgtaaaacactttttaaaaatcaataactattacttatgaaagcagaagactataaaagatcgtagtagattcataattgttacatttttaccgtaacttatttttaaaatgtgtttttcaattaaaagacacatcaagattgtttaccttagggccaccccacatctagcgtttttcgagcgtcggcgtgtggtcagcgctatggaaaatgacgttgcgtcgacgttcggccatagagttgtagacgccgacgctcgaaagacgctagatgtggggtggcccttatttctaatgctaaaaaaaacgaactataggcacAAAAACTAGAAATAGGATATTATACTTGTAGGTATTCATTTAATGTTCCAAATGAATAAtctctgttattttatttacctctTTAAACAAAATAACGTGAAAATGAATTATTAAGTATTGAAGTAACAATATGAATAACAAGTCTGTTTCCCTTCGACATGTTCACTCTATATGTAAACATAACTGCCGCATACGGATAAATACCAAATAAGAGGTCAATAATCAACATCAAGGTCGCGTTTTACCAAAATAGGTGCCTTCCACAAGTCTACGGTTAGTAGAGCCAGTCATAATTAAAGAAGTTAATTTTGTAGTGCAGTGAGtgcttacaagtgtatctcgggcctatACTCAGTCTAACGATAAATTTAAATAGGAGTACTAAGATAAGTAACTATAACTATATCTTACGGATATTTTAAAGAAACCAGAGTCCGCGACAACATGGACATTATAGGTATGTAGCAAAACCAGTGCTTTGGGGAAAAACCTATTGTTTTACTGACTGCGCTAGTTATACCTAACTATGGGTCAAATATACGCACGTGCCGAGCTTggagcccgattctgatttaacaattaGTTACGATTctaatcttattttgatatgaccttgaagatcgctcacgtattttttccacttttaaatttattctaagcttaatagcatcgtttgcaGATGTTTCTGgttgataaaaattaaaataagtattagATATTGTAACCCCTTGACCGCCAAACATGGAGAAACAAAGATGAAACATACTCTTTACCTAAAATACAAGTTTTAGCTGCACAAACGTACCCTGGAGTGTGCGCATGGCACGATTTGAGTTGCGGCAGCTGAAAGCGCGACTTTACCTTAATTACCGATCCAATTTTCATGTATTTTGTTACAGGTTAAGAAcgagaaattaaataaagaaatggTGGAAAAGCAAATCGATATTCTCTACCCTGCGGACATGAAGGCAGCCGTGAAAAAGTCTGTGGCGAAATGTTTTAACGttcgtaagtatttttaaactaaatctataaaaaaaatataagtttcaTAATAAGTTTTTTAATCAAATTGAATCAAATTTTATAAGTGTTATAGGTTAAGTGTTATAACatgcataaaacaaaaaaatcccTTTAATCTACTACTGGTTTGGTGTGGTGCGAAAAATACACCAATATATAAAACTACAATAATACTTCAACGCAAAATAGAACTGAGAACACGTGTAACGATCTAAAATGGTTATcaaaaaaaatcgtattttttAATAGGTTTCCCTTACCAGTGTCAGACACTTTAAGCCGACAAGCACTAAATCTGATCCTAAATAGTACCTTACACTACCTacagtgttattttattttgtttttcagagGATAATTACAACACGGAGTGTGAGCGAGTGTTTTATGCTGTAAAGTGTTTGTACGAAGACAACCCATCAAATTTCGTTTTCCCATAAATGATCAGTTGTTATTACTGACTgctgtattaataaataagtttgcGTTAAGCTGAGTTTATTTGTTTTgcttagtacctatacctacttgtaCCTAGTCAATAGAGTATTGAATTAACTAGTAGAAGTGGGGTGTCAATGCAAGGCGTGActtataaaaataactgctaattTTCTTCAAATTCCCGACAATTATATCTAAATAACTATACACTCCTTTCGATACTAtggtttataattaagtatttaaaagtgTTTATAAAATGGCATACGCCGTTAGAGTAGAAGTCTTTATAACGTATTTAGTAGAACTCTTCGGACGAATTTTATAGAAAATAATGCGTTTTCCACAATATTTTGCTGTCGTTCTTATAACCACACTATGTATACGGAGTTCATTTGCGGTAAGTATTTTTCAGAAACTGTaagtaactttttaaattttcatgtcatttatttttgagaaaagctgGGCGGCACAAGTCAAAGTCTagatcattattattatttaatttagacaCTTTATTATGGAGTCATGAATGTCAGAAAACTAGCAATAGTTTGAAATAAAACTGTCTCAAGAAGAGCCCGGCAAGAAATTCGGCAAGGTGTTTTTTCTTAATTTGGTATAAGGTCATGTATGGGTAACGTCTACAAGCTCTCTTCCTTTTTGAGTAGGTATGTACCCAaaagttgtctggaagagatcgctctttagtgataagaccgcctgttgtctgcctctacatttaatcaattgttcttttcttttgtatctttttactactgaggtgtgccaataaagagtattctatctatattTGTCTGAGCGACGTAagtaattatgtaagtaatacAAATACCTAGGCCAGTTCATGCTCTATGACAAACTTCCCTTCATTAAATTGTATGCCGGTCTTCACATTGATATTTAATATTACATGTTTACAGATGACTAGAGCGCAACTGAAAAATTCCGGAAAACTTCTAAAGAAAACATGTATGCCAAAACATGATGTAACAGAAGGTATGCATGTATAGTAACATACCTAGTTGATAGGTACGTATAGGATTCGATTTAACTgaacctatagttcgtttttttagcattagaaaaaaggtaaacaatcttgatgtgtcttttaattgaaaaacatgttttaaaaataagtcacggcaaatatgtaacaattatgaatctaatacgatcatttatattcttctgctttcataagtataagttactgatttttaaaaagcgtttttcaattaaaagatatgTCAAGATCGCTGTTATGTCACCAAAATTTTATATCttacattttttgtatgtatctaataggtacttatgtagtaAGTACCGTTACTTGCAGACCTATCGCTGTTCCTAAAGTATAtttttcttatatttattaaGTTACACATCTATGTTTACAGATCAAGTTGGAAAGATAGAGCAAGGCAAGTTTTTAGAAGAAAAAGACGTAATGTGCTATGTTGCGTGCATATATTCAGTTGGTGGCGTGGTAAGTACACAGCCAatctaaataatgaataaaaataCCCTTTCGCTAAAAATGGCACATCTTGTCTCGTACTTTTCTAGTAAGTAGCTAATATTGTCCGAAACTTAAATTCAGACGCTGATTTTATAAACTCTAGCAAAGTCCCAAATTGTACAAACTTGAACTTTATAATTTAGATATGTTACAGGCAAATTGATAAATCCG encodes the following:
- the LOC134653709 gene encoding uncharacterized protein LOC134653709, with protein sequence MTREQLKKTLTMTKKQCMPKTGVTEEKVGRIEQGVFYEEKNVMCYVTCIYKSIQVVKNEKLNKEMVEKQIDILYPADMKAAVKKSVAKCFNVQDNYNTECERVFYAVKCLYEDNPSNFKIMRFPQYFAVVLITTLCIRSSFAMTRAQLKNSGKLLKKTCMPKHDVTEDQVGKIEQGKFLEEKDVMCYVACIYSVGGVVKNNKVTVDAMVKQVDMMFPNEMKDPVKAAIENCKGVAKKYKDICEASYYTAKCLYDTDPANFVFP